The Silene latifolia isolate original U9 population chromosome Y, ASM4854445v1, whole genome shotgun sequence sequence CGGTATTTAtggctaagaataatagaagtggaAGTCAAAGTAAACACATCGACATTAAGTATTTGGCCATAAAAGAGCGTGTTCGAGAAAAGAAAGTGATCATAGAACACATTAGACTGAATTAATGATTGCTGATCCATTGACTAAAGGCATGCCACCTAAAGGTTTCAAGGGTCATGTAGTAAATATGGGACTTGGTCCCATAATGTGatacatttatttattgtattgaaATTTTTCATTTAGATGGATATTTTCTCATTTCGGATTATGTACGTACATACTttggttatttattttattgagaAATATCATTATGTTTTGACCTAGAGTAAACATATGGTTTATTCATTGAGTTAAGTGTGAGTGGTGAGAGACTAAGTGTATAGTAATACATGGAAGATTAATTCTCGCTCTAGAGAATTCGTCGCTATGATTCGTATATGAAGTTTCTCTTGCGTAAATgggccaagtgggagaatgttggtTTTTTGAGTCAAGCTAGCACTCAAAATATTAGTGGCCCATTATTTTGGCTAATTTGTCTTCCCACTTCTTCAGCCAACCACCCCACTCATCATTTCTTCATTATTTCTAACTGATCTTTGATGGcaagattagtataaatagaacaCAAATTCTGATTATTAAGGTCACCAAATCTACTCTCTTAAGCATTCTATACACCATCTAAATTAGTGAGAAAGGAGGGTTTGGAACCGAAATCAGTCAGAAAAACATACGGTGTTTTACGGCGACGGGTTTACATCGGAGACGGGTTATATAATCGGGTTTTTTAAAGCTGTTCAGGAATCCATAAGCAATGGCTGGAGGTTTTAATTCTCGATCTTAATTTATCGCTTCCGCTTTCAGTTTATTGTATGTTTATTTCAGTATATTAAACATGCATATTAAGTATAAAACTTACAGATACAGGTCGAGATTGAAAAGCTCGCTCTGGTAAATTCATCGGAAAATCGGAAATTAATTAATTTCTGAATTAGTTTTGCAATTATAGCTATTTTCATCACTATTTGTTTATATAGTATACATCATTGAAGAAGCGGTCTCTGGATATTAGAATTTCGCAAGTTGTTggagtcaatattcatcatcatcaccgaTTAAATAAGAAATTGTGGCGGCTTCAACAGGTCGGTTGAGAGCTGCTGTTGGGGACGGAGTCATGGACGGGTAGTGGAATCGAGTCGATGGGTGGCGAAGAGAACAGGTCGCATTAGTCGGCCGGTGGTTGCTTTGGTTGCAGGTGAACTGTTGTGGGCAGCTATGATAGTAGAGGTGCGACGGAGTTGGTGGAGTTGCTGCTGAATTGACGGTGGACAAGGGAATGAGCCAAGGTGGGTGGTGGGTGCTTATTTGTCGGATTTCGGCACCGCAGCGGAACTAGACAAGTCATGGCAGTCACGGTTGCGCTTGCGTTGAGGtgttagaccatccccaagcaaggtcacgagGAAGGTCGCGACCTTGTTGGGTCGTCTTAACCAACAATTAAGCATGAGATTAGTGTGACCTTTTGGTTGCTCTTGACCTTataaggtcaatttgtgacctcttTGGTTGCTCTTGACCTTATTAGGTCAATTGGTGACCCAATAGGTGTCAAATCATCATTGGttgtaaacaaaacaaaaagggttggaaggtgaaaaatgattgggttgatgatctaggtcgcgaccttctgcttgggagttGAAAATGGGTAAGGTTAATAAGgtgggattaagagtaaaatcgggtcgcgacctaattagtgcgaccactgcttggggatggtcttaggtTTGATCATGGCCTCGGTTGAGGAAGCGGTTGGGTGGAGGTGATGCAGGGAGATGAGCAGGTTGTGGTGGCTGGTTCCAGAAACGGATTTGTGCGAGGAGCAAGTGGTTGGTCACGATTGAAAGCACGGGTGTCAAAAGTCAATGATTGACTGTGAGcttcttttgtttatttgttGTAGTGACAACGGGATAAAGTACAGGGATAAGAGTCAAACTGTACTGCAATTGTGTCTCTCTAGCAGACCATTTCTCTTCTTTACTTAACCCGCTTTTCACACCGGAATTCGCTTTGACTCCTCAGTTATTTCTCACTTATTCAGGAGCAACACCTTCACCAAAAGTATCGATGAATGGTAATGGATAGAAATGTATGGTTAATGGCCATGCTATATTTTATCATCGATAGATAGAGAAGTAATGAAAATGACACATGAAACTCCGATTCGCAAAAGTGTCTTGTAGTTGAAAGTTTAAATTCCAAATATTTAAAGATACAAAGCAATGGATCGAAACTTTAATCTTCAAGTTAAAATAATTCTCTACACAATATCATGAGATAATAACACAATAACACAACAATAACACTGGaataataatgacaatgacaCAACAATAACATTAGAATAATACACCAATAACACACGGATAAAACTACAATAACACgggaaaaaaaagagtaaaaaaaattaaagtgaaaCCGGGATAACATcagaataacaccagaataacaacacaataacatgtggtaaaaaaaagagtaaaaaaatcaaactgacaccggaataacatcacaataacaccagaataacaataacacaagaataatagcacaataacatgtgataaaaaaaaaaagagtaaaaaaatcaaagaactaaaaaaaatataagtgacaccggaataacatcacaataacaccagaataacaataacagcacaataacatgtggtaaaaaaagagaaaaaaaatcaaagtcgtaaaaaaaaatcaaagtaaaaaaaagcacaataacatcattataacacgaggtaaaaaaagtaaaaaaattaaagtaaaaaaaaaattagagtaaCACCAGAAAAACAAGTGGTACAAAAagataaagaaaaaaaaggtaacataaatagaaaattagagaaaaacataagaacttaagaataacactacaataaaaGTGTAAGCACAAACTCAtcataagaaaccaaactcacaagatccctctctctctctctctctctctctctctctctatatatatatatatatatatatatatatatatatataaggttaaGATCTCATGAGAACCCCCTtcccatgagaaccatgagaaccattgCTCACCATTGGATGAATACTACCTACGGCTAAGATTAACGCGCGCAACAATTATTAAGCTACCTTTCTTTTTACAAAACCACTGTTTATTTGTCAAAAGCCCCTAAATTTCCTAACCTTGTCACCGCAATTACAAATCCACCAAAAAAACACCCAGATTTTCTTCGTAATCGAAAAACAAGGATGATCAAACCAATTGCATACAAGATTATCAAAGTAATTGACAGCTAGTAATCGATTATATCCAGGTAAACAACTAATTAAACTTgatcgatatttttttttttgtggattgAATTGTTATTTGATTGAGGAAATTGTATGGATTCATTACTTGTTAGCTTAGATTCATGAATTGGTTTCATGGGTCCTGGAAAAGAGATTTGATCGATTGTGTCCATATTTTCTCATCGATTTTTTTAACAAATTGAATTGGTATTTGATTGATGAAATTGTACGGAATAAGTAATTGTTATCTTAGATTAAGTAATTGTTATCTTCGATTAATGATTGATTGTGTGGATATTTTCTGAACAACTTCTATAAGATCACAGTTGGAAGATCAGTTATTAGAGATGATATGTATAATATAAGTTGTTCAGAAAATGTATACCGTAGGTTCGTAAAATATATACCATAGGTTCCGAGAAATTTGTCTTGTAGGTTCGAGAATTTTTTGTCCTGGGTTGGGTGTGAGATACTCCACGATAATTTGTACTTTTAACTTCTTTGTAGTGTTCAGAAAATATGTAGCATAAGTTCAGGAATTGTGTACTGTAAGTTCAGAGAATTTTTTGTACTGGGTTAGGTGTGAGATACTCCACGATAATTTGTACTTGTAACTTCTTTGTAGTGTTCAGAAAATAAATAGCCTAAGTTCGAAATTTGTCTTTTGTAGGTTCGAGAGAATTTTTCCAATGTTGTATGGCATTTTTCCAATATAATTTGTCTTGTAGGTTGGAAAATATATAGCATAAGTTCAGGAAATTTACACTAAATGTGCAGAACTTATATATCATAGATTCAGAAAACGTTTGATTGATTGTAACAATGGGTGTGTACTAATATGTTCAATTTCCAGTTCTGCAGATTAAATGGAAGCAAATGATGAAGTTAGTACAGCGATTTCGACATTATTGTCTACACCAATTTGCACTATTCTACCAGAACAACCTGAGGAGTACTTTCCACCATGCGTAGATGAGAAGAAGCCTAAACTAGGAGATTTATACAATACCATAGAAGAAGGAGTTCAGTTTTACAAAGACTATGCAAAACATTGTGGCTTTCAGACTAGATTGGGTACAACAAAAAGGCAAAAAAGAAATGCTAAAGTATTTACGTTGAGGAGAGTGTTATGCAACAAGGCTGGAACAAGGGAGGAGTATAAAGATAAAAAAACAGATCGTGTGCGGTTGATTACTCGTATTGAATGTGAAGCTATGGTACAATTTTCATTTGCAAAGCAGATGGGAAAGTATAAGGTTCTTGGATTCCATGAAGGACACAACCATATTTTAGCATCACCATCATCAATGTTGTTTATGAAGGAAAACAGAAAATGACATCGATTCGGAAGACCTTCGTTGTAAAAGCGACGGTTAAAGATGGGGCCAAAAAAAAGCATTTAGAGGTTGGAAAGAGTTGACGGGAGGTTATAGTAATGTTGGTGCTACCGAGACCGATTTCAAGAACTTTGTGAGAAATATGAAACAAGATACATTGGTTTGTCTGATGCACAAATGGTGgtagataatttttctcaaaAAAAGAGATGTGTAGCACGTTTTATTTTGACTTGAAGTTGATGAAAAACGGTGTCTATCGTAAATTGCATTTTGAAGGGCGGACACCATATCTAGGAAAAACTATGCTTTATTTGGCGACATGCTTTCCATCGACTCCACCTTTCGTACAAATAAGTACGACATGGTTTTTGTGCCATTCTATGCTGTTGATCAACATAAAAGGTGCGTAATGTGAGGAGCGGGGCTACTATCACACGAGAGCATTGAAGCATATACATGGCTTTTCAAAGCATTTCTTGACGCAATGGGGGTTGTGCACCAAAAGCAATTATAATCGATCAATGTCCTTCTATGAAACCAAAGAATTGAAGAAGTATTTCCAAATACATCTCACAGGTTATGCATGTGGCATATTATGAAGAAACTTCGTGAAAAAGTTGATGCGTATTTATGGCAAGACGAGGATTTCAAGAAGCGTTTAAATGCATGCGTTTGGAACAATCATTGTGAACCGATGAATTTGAAGAAGCTTGGGCTAATATCATGATTGATTATGATTTGGTAGACCATCCTTGGTTCTCGTCTCTCTACGAAATTAAAGAAGATTGGGTTCCTGCATATTTTAGAGAAATATTTATGGCGGGAATTATGAGGGTGACATCAAGATCAGAGAGTGAAAATAGTTTCTTCGATCGTTTTCTTACACCTCATGCGACTCTTGTTGAATTCTGGATGTCTTTTGAGAGTGCAATGGATGCACAACGCCACAAACAATCGAAAATCGAACTCGGAAAATAAACACTCAACATCTCCCTTGAAAACTCGGTTGACTAGAAAAACACGCTTCAGAAATTTACACGCATGCAACTTTTAAGGACTTCCAGAATGCATTATGTGCGGCGGTGTACAATTGTGGCATGGTGGACGTACATGCTACGGACGGCACAGAGGTATATATTATCAGCGACATAGAGCGAGAAAGAAAGACATGGGAAGTTGCATTTACAaagaagtagagaagaaatcacttGTAGTTGTTGTTTGTATCAAAGAATGGGTATGCTGTGTAAGCATGTCATATGGGTCTTAAAGCATAAGAACATAAGAAGGATTCCAGACAAATATATTCTTAATAGATGGACGAAGAATGCGTTGATGAAGCCCGTCTTTGATAAGCATGGCAATAAAATGGAGGATGTTGGGAAATCAGACAACAAAAAAGGAATGACAAATGAGCTTTGGGAAGAAATGTACTCTTGTGTCAGCCTTGCAGAAGAAAATGAGAAAGATATACAAATGTTAATAGATAAACTTAGAGAAGTCAAAATGGAGATAAAGCAACATCGAAGCAACGAGCCACCAATCCTCAACACGATGTCGGAAATGGAAAGGTATGTTGGGTGCAGCATTCCTAAAGAGATAAACATCCAAGTTCCACAAAAATCACGTAATAAGAGGAGTGGTAAGCGAATTCAGTCAAGTGTTCTAAAAGCGCTCGAGAAAAGCGGGAAAAAACAAAGAGTATGCCAGACTTGTGGGAAAAAAGGCCACAACTCAAGAACATGTTCTAAAAAGGTTGAAGAATCAGATTCACAGGATGAAGATTCAGAGGATGAAGATTGATTGTCAATGGCCgaacaagagttctaaaagttTTGGATAATTTTAATTGATGTCCTACAGATGATTTATGACTCTAAATTGCTTTTAATTTTATATATTACATGTATAGTGTCATTCTCCAAAGCCACATTACACGTTATGATATATACATGAAAGGTTCAGAACTTATTTATGAAAGATTCAGAACATTTGTGCTACAAGTTCAGAACTTATGTATGAAAGATTCAGAACATTTGTGCTACAGGTTCAGAATATACATGAAAGGTTCAGAACTTGCGTATGAAAGGTTCAGAAAATTTGTGCTACGGTTCGAATTTACATGAAAGGTTCAGaacttttgtatgaaagattcgAAAAATTTGTGCTACGAGTTGAAATACCCCACGTTTATTCTAACAAATGATCTCAATACAATTGATTATACCATATAGGTATCTTTTGTGTAATGTGTGATAGTCTTTATTGTGCTTTCCTGTATTCGGTTGCTTTGTTTTCAGAAATCCCGTATTTGATTGACTCACTTCCGCATAATGTCTCTTATTTGGCTGCCTTGTTAAATCCAACACCAAATGCTTGAGAAAACAAAGAAATTGGTCCAGCAAAAGAAATTTTCAGATACCAAACGAAAACAAAAAATTAGTCCAACACCAAATGCTTGATAAATTTTTTCAAAAATCGCATTACATGATTACATGGTTGTGGCCACCTTTCACATAGTGTATACATCAAGACAATACCATAGGGTATGCGATAACAAAGTGCTAACAAAAGATACTAAATTCATACGATGCCTAAACTAGGGATTATGCTTCATTAGAATCATCAACACATTTTGCACCTTCTTTCTCGACTCCTTGAACCTGGAGTCCTTGAACCTGGTTCTGATGGTGTTTTGCTCGAAGAAGAACTTACTCGTCGACAATTGTTCCCATCAAAAAGAAGCAAAGTCGAAACGTATTTGTCTCTTAGCTTGGAAAGTGTTGCAACCTATATGTATAGAATAGTTTGAATAAAACTATTTTCAATAATTGAAATAATCACTCAACAAAATATAAGCAAAACTAAATAAATGAACCCTTACGTCATTCTTTTTAAGACCGCATTTCCATTTTGGATCACCCATAAACGTTTCCATATGTCTCATGGTGAACACTCCGCAATCATCAACATTGTCGGTTGTCCTCCAAGGCATATTAATCCTGACGGGAGTAAGCGTACACACCACAACTCCTTTAGAATAAGTGTCTCTTGTCTCTTTCAAAAACCTCCCAAATGCGGCAGCCTATTTCAAAATCAACATGCATAAGAATATATAGAAATGGTTATGCAACTTCTATTTTGTTTGCAGAATTTGGTGCTCGCGGAATCAGTTTGTTTGCAGTACATTTCTTATGCAGGAATCTTATTTGATGACAGCTATAGGATGTTTCAGACCAGCTCTTGATGAGCCGGATGTTTGGACATACTCTTGATTTTGTTAAGCGAGTAAGACCGGCATCATTGCTTATCAACTAAGTAGAAGTTCTGTTTctcttttcaaatttcaaactaTCTATCTATCTCCGGAGTTTATGAACTAGGTACTCAACTAAATCCCAAATTAAACATCGCAAAGTACACGCAAACAATTGATCATATGAACATTTGTAGTAACTAGCTAGCCTTACAAATTCACGAGCTAAAAGCCGTGACAGAAATCACGACCCTTGATAAGCAGTGCGTAATTAAGATCACGTACTTATGCTACACAAAAGCATGTGCAAACAGATCGTTACGCAAACACTTACCACGAGCATGGGAGTATCACCATAACAGTTCTCAACTTTGGCGCGAGTAAGCCAATTGTCAATAAGGTAAAATGCAGGGGTCTTCAAGTCAAACACCATGAGATAATAATGTGCGTTCAATGCAACCGGAAAGAAAAACTAACATGTAGGAAAAAAAATTGATTAGACTTGATAAATAAAAGTACTTGATAATAGAATTGATTAGACTTGATAAAGGTTTAAAGAAATCACCATGTCAATAGATTTCAATGAAATCCTGGAAAATTGCttcaattcatcattcattgcatTTCTGAAAAATTTGTACCTACTCTCATCGCTTTTATTCTTCCTATAATCAGTAAACACAATCTAGAAGCACGAAAAAGATTAAAATATAACAAACAAATATCAACACATACATAAATAGTATTAGAAATTTTAGAAAGAATCAAATAGTGAACTTACAAGCACGAATGTACTAATGTAAAATCTCAATGGACTTAAATCGCTCTTTGATATCTCTCGATGATTCAAGTAAGCGACAACAATCAAGGATGGCACTTGACACAAGCTCTCGAGGTTTAAGGCTCTGAAACTGAAGACGAATAGCAGTAATGCCCTTATACATGAACACCTTCTCACTGTTGAAAAATATCCCATTTAAATCACCAAGAAAGAATAAACAAGTGGATGGAAAATAAAAACAGTAgctacaaaaaggaaagtaaggAATCAAGGAAAAATTACTTATGAAGAGAGCTCTCTTGTCCGAAGTCTGCATATATGTAGTCACACACAAGTCTTTGCACTTTGGTGAGGCTACTTGCTGTATCAACATCCCTAACTATAAAAGGAGAACGAAGTTACGTACAAATCTTCTTCGAACTACCTCTCCTCCTTGTAACAACATGGTAGCGGGTAGGAG is a genomic window containing:
- the LOC141632511 gene encoding uncharacterized protein LOC141632511 — translated: MGMLCKHVIWVLKHKNIRRIPDKYILNRWTKNALMKPVFDKHGNKMEDVGKSDNKKGMTNELWEEMYSCVSLAEENEKDIQMLIDKLREVKMEIKQHRSNEPPILNTMSEMERYVGCSIPKEINIQVPQKSRNKRSGKRIQSSVLKALEKSGKKQRVCQTCGKKGHNSRTCSKKVEESDSQDEDSEDED